The stretch of DNA CTCGAGCATGCGCGGGTCGAGCGGGGACTTCGACGGCGCGAGGGTGTCGTCGAGGTCGAAGGCGACGAGGCGGGGCGTGGTCATGCCCCCGATTCTGTCAGCTGGGACCTGCGTCAGGCGCGGTGGGCGGCGGGGACGCGGTCGCGGGCGTACGTGATGTCGGTCCAGCCGTGCGGTGCGGGGTTGCCGTCCTCGTCGAGGTTCACGAACACGACCTCGTCGATGGTCAGGATGCTCCGGTGCGTGAAGAGGTTGCGGGCCTCGGCGCGCATCGTGAGCGAGGTCCGGCCGAAGCGGGTCGCGACGAGGCCGATCTCGACGATGTCACCCTGGCGCGCGGAGGACACGAAGACGATCTCGGACATGTACTTCGTGACGACCTTGCCGTTGCCGAGCTGGATGATCGCGTACACGGCTGCCTCTTCGTCGATCCAACGGAGCAGGCTGCCGCCGAACAGCGTGCCGTTCGCGTTGAGGTCCTCCGGACGGACCCACTT from Curtobacterium sp. SGAir0471 encodes:
- a CDS encoding acyl-CoA thioesterase; this translates as MNFYTRKWVRPEDLNANGTLFGGSLLRWIDEEAAVYAIIQLGNGKVVTKYMSEIVFVSSARQGDIVEIGLVATRFGRTSLTMRAEARNLFTHRSILTIDEVVFVNLDEDGNPAPHGWTDITYARDRVPAAHRA